Proteins encoded together in one Ipomoea triloba cultivar NCNSP0323 chromosome 4, ASM357664v1 window:
- the LOC116017607 gene encoding disease resistance protein RPM1-like — protein sequence MIAFLGVADSMEEKDAELKVWVKQVRDAAYDIEETLDQFVLHQTNICAQYGPFNFLVRLCLKISKLRARLAIASKVQSLKSRVSNISERHQRYCFKFNVPDQGSSLTPANSFATDCRGDALLLEECELVGIDGRKRQVIGWLLEVGSGLKVVSIVGMGGLGKSTLAKKVYDDAAVRKHFHSHAWITVSESFKIEDVLKDLVQQLFDEVKQPLPEGLNTMNAIRLKEVAKEFLLGRRYIVVFDDVWAIAVWQSIQLALPNKNDGSRVILTTRINDVGSYSVLESNGYKYELKPLTEEESWTLFSRKTFQGSACPSHLEEISENILKKCGGLPLAIVAISGVLTSKNKNNIEEWQVFNRHLGFELEANYRLESIRVILQISFKELPFYLKPCLLYMSIFPENHLIEHNTLIRLWIAEGFVKEREGRTLEEVAEGYLNELINRSLIHAIQSNDDGSLKLGHIHDFYREIAVSKSRDHNFVSTVNEHITTWPNKVRCLSVHGTFGGVQNKRYVARLRSLLTFDVIDSQSTSCAVQLLSSCKMVRVLDLRGVPLEIFPKEILKLLHLRYLSLRSTRIKMIPRSIKNLQNLEILDLKQTLVTELPVEILKLQFIRQLLVYYHGQYSYPSFEPFEHLHGFKAPVGIGGLSRLQKLSFVELNHGSGIIREIGMMTDLRRLSITKLRREDSETLCSSIEKLQKLRSLSIRSLEGCEILDLSFMSSPPRFLQRLYLKGCLQKVPHWVQTLQGLVKVYFQWSQLMENPLEYLQDLPNLVHIEFLRCYVGETLCFKGGKFEKLRLLDLDRLEGLRSVTMEVGSVPLLEKLVIRRCNSLERVPAGIERVVNMKFLEFIDMPEDFVEIFLPDRQGLDHCRIAHIPEVYYAYWKEGRWMVYSLEDTLVKEDCNKSAMNTYEQRKWL from the coding sequence ATGATAGCTTTCCTTGGAGTAGCGGATTCCATGGAAGAGAAAGATGCAGAACTCAAAGTGTGGGTTAAGCAAGTACGAGATGCAGCCTATGACATTGAAGAAACTCTTGATCAGTTTGTTCTCCATCAGACTAATATTTGTGCTCAATATGGACCCTTCAATTTCCTTGTCAGATTATGTCTTAAAATCAGTAAATTGCGAGCTCGCTTGGCTATTGCTTCTAAAGTTCAAAGCCTCAAATCAAGAGTAAGCAATATTTCTGAGAGACATCAACGATATTGTTTCAAGTTTAATGTCCCGGACCAAGGTTCGAGCTTGACACCTGCCAACAGCTTTGCAACTGATTGTAGAGGCGATGCACTTCTACTTGAAGAATGTGAGCTTGTTGGCATTGATGGCCGCAAAAGACAAGTAATTGGGTGGCTTTTGGAGGTGGGTTCCGGACTCAAAGTTGTTTCGATAGTTGGGATGGGAGGACTGGGGAAGTCCACTTTGGCTAAGAAAGTTTATGATGATGCAGCAGTGAGGAAACATTTCCACAGCCACGCTTGGATAACTGTCTCTGAGTCTTTCAAGATCGAGGACGTTCTCAAGGACTTAGTTCAACAGCTCTTTGATGAAGTAAAGCAGCCGCTTCCTGAAGGACTGAATACCATGAATGCTATTAGGCTGAAAGAAGTAGCAAAAGAATTCCTGCTTGGGAGAAGGTACATAGTTGTCTTTGATGATGTGTGGGCTATCGCAGTTTGGCAATCTATTCAGCTTGCATTGCCTAATAAAAATGATGGAAGCCGTGTGATTCTAACTACTAGAATCAATGATGTGGGTTCCTATTCTGTCCTAGAATCCAATGGGTATAAGTATGAGCTCAAGCCTCTGACAGAGGAAGAGTCCTGGACTCTGTTTTCTCGTAAAACATTTCAAGGGAGTGCTTGCCCCTCACACTTGGAAGAAATTTCGGAAAACATCTTAAAAAAATGTGGGGGATTGCCGCTGGCAATTGTAGCCATTTCTGGGGTCTTGACTTCAAAGAACAAGAATAATATTGAGGAGTGGCAGGTGTTCAACCGCCACCTTGGCTTTGAATTGGAAGCAAACTACAGACTCGAGAGTATCAGAGTCATTTTGCAGATTAGTTTCAAAGAGCTCCCTTTCTATCTAAAGCCATGCCTTCTGTATATGAGCATCTTTCCGGAGAATCATTTGATTGAGCACAACACACTGATCCGGCTGTGGATAGCAGAAGGTTTtgtgaaagagagagaggggaggACACTAGAAGAAGTTGCAGAAGGCTATCTTAATGAACTCATCAACAGAAGCTTGATCCATGCCATCCAAAGCAATGATGATGGAAGCCTCAAGTTAGGCCACATCCACGACTTCTATCGGGAGATTGCTGTTTCAAAATCTCGAGATCATAATTTTGTGTCAACTGTCAATGAACATATCACTACATGGCCAAATAAAGTTCGGTGCCTATCAGTTCATGGCACTTTTGGAGGTGTACAGAATAAAAGGTATGTTGCCAGACTCCGGTCTTTGCTTACATTTGATGTAATAGATAGCCAGTCGACATCTTGTGCAGTCCAGTTGCTCAGTAGCTGCAAGATGGTGAGAGTTTTAGATCTGAGAGGAGTTCCTCTAGAAATTTTTCCGAAAGAAATTCTGAAACTGCTTCATCTAAGATACTTGAGCTTGAGAAGTACCAGAATAAAGATGATTCCCAGATCTATCAAGAATCTCCAAAATCTTGAGATCTTGGATCTTAAACAGACTTTGGTTACTGAGTTGCCTGTCGAGATTCTCAAACTTCAATTCATTCGCCAACTTTTAGTGTATTACCATGGGCAGTACTCATATCCATCTTTTGAGCCATTTGAACACTTGCACGGTTTTAAGGCACCAGTGGGAATAGGAGGCTTGTCTCGCTTACAGAAACTCAGCTTCGTTGAGTTAAACCATGGCAGCGGTATTATAAGAGAAATAGGGATGATGACTGATCTGAGGAGACTTAGCATTACAAAGTTGAGAAGGGAAGACAGTGAAACATTGTGTTCCAGTATTGAAAAGCTCCAAAAGCTCCGCTCGTTAAGCATAAGATCACTGGAAGGATGCGAAATCCTTGATCTAAGCTTCATGTCTTCTCCTCCACGCTTTCTTCAGCGGCTATATCTGAAGGGCTGCTTACAAAAGGTGCCACATTGGGTACAGACTCTTCAAGGCCTGGTAAAAGTATATTTCCAGTGGAGCCAATTAATGGAGAATCCGCTAGAATATCTCCAAGACTTACCAAACCTTGTACACATCGAGTTTCTCAGGTGTTATGTTGGAGAGACGCTTTGTTTCAAGGGTGGGAAATTCGAGAAGCTGAGACTGTTAGATCTCGACAGATTGGAAGGCCTAAGATCTGTAACAATGGAGGTAGGTTCAGTTCCTCTTCTTGAGAAGCTAGTCATTAGAAGATGTAACTCTCTGGAGAGAGTGCCTGCTGGAATCGAACGCGTGGTAAACATGAAGTTCCTTGAGTTCATAGACATGCCAGAAGACTTTGTAGAGATATTTCTTCCTGATCGACAGGGCTTAGATCACTGCAGAATTGCACACATTCCCGAGGTTTATTACGCGTATTGGAAGGAAGGTCGATGGATGGTTTACTCACTCGAGGATACACTGGTGAAGGAAGACTGCAACAAATCTGCCATGAACACATATGAACAAAGGAAATGGCTCTAG
- the LOC116017605 gene encoding disease resistance protein RPM1-like isoform X1 has protein sequence MEDLPLSGYAQSYKYNLEHTEHMAECTVVFVLDKITVLLEAKVVLLHGLKDEIEYIKDELERVIAFLGVADTVEDGDAEIKVWVKQVREVAYDIEDTIDEFLLLVPAEQQSSRFCGFLWRFFFSIRNLKSQQRVASEIQSIKSRVGNIAKGHQRYRYRYHVADQVSSTSYAYEIANDHRSDALLLEEDEIVGIEKPRKELISLLLKVDPTLKVISVVGMGGSGKTTLVKMVYDDVKKHFQSHAWITVSQTFKVEEILKDMIRQLFSEVKQPVPEGMTSMNANKLKVIVKEFLLRRKYVLVFDDVWTARVWEAIKHVLPKEKHGCRVMISTRLMDVASSSSIDTNGYIYEMTPLSEEVSWALLCRKTFHASSCPSHLREILKQILKRCGGLPLAIVAIGGVLATKNKTGINEWGVLYHSLGPDFEGNDQFESMRIILLLSFNDLPQYLKLCFLYLSIYPEDHLIEHNTLIYQWTMEGFVKQKEGRTAEEVAEGYLFELINRSLILPVKLNDDGSMKQGRIHDLYREIILSKSTDHNFVTTTDEETAAWPEKARHLSVHGTLGNAQMKRQGTKLRSLLTFDVTDSQFSSYIVQILSSCRFIKVLDLRNTSLEIVPEEIFQLLHLRYLSLRSTKVKVLPRSIKKLRMLEILDLKYTFVTELPVEILKLQHLRHLIVYTHASFAYLPYNCSPGFKAPKGLGKLRSLEKLVYVEANPGSGTIEEIGKLNELKRLCVLKLRTEDGKAVCSSIEKLLKLRSLNLKSIEEDVILDVNYLSSPPPLLQRLYLTGYMGKMPHWIKSLHNLVKIYLRWSKLKDDPLEHLQDLPNLVHLEFLVGYTGEYMHFNAGKFQSLRLLNLDKLEELRNVVIGEGAMPHLEKLVIQRCNLLASVPAGIECLFNLRYLEFFDMTDDFISTFLPGKRGEDYCKVSHISEVYYTYWKDGCWEVNSVQETSGGPGTAVKISGHRNFL, from the coding sequence ATGGAGGACCTCCCTCTTTCAGGTTATGCACAATCATACAAATACAATCTTGAACATACAGAACATATGGCAGAGTGTACTGTCGTTTTTGTGCTCGACAAAATAACGGTCTTGTTAGAGGCAAAAGTGGTACTGCTGCACGGGCTCAAAGACGAAATTGAATACATCAAGGATGAACTAGAAAGGGTGATAGCTTTCCTTGGAGTTGCTGATACGGTGGAAGATGGTGATGCAGAGATCAAGGTCTGGGTTAAGCAAGTCCGAGAGGTTGCATATGACATTGAAGATACCATTGATGAGTTCTTGCTCCTTGTACCTGCTGAGCAACAATCTAGTAGATTCTGTGGCTTCCTGTGGAGATTCTTTTTCTCCATTAGGAACTTGAAATCACAGCAAAGGGTTGCTTCTGAAATCCAAAGCATCAAATCCAGGGTGGGCAACATTGCAAAGGGACATCAGAGGTACCGTTACAGGTATCATGTCGCCGACCAAGTCTCAAGCACTAGTTACGCTTATGAGATAGCAAATGACCATCGAAGTGATGCACTTCTATTGGAAGAAGATGAGATTGTAGGAATTGAAAAACCCAGAAAAGAGCTAATTAGCTTGCTTCTGAAGGTCGACCCTACACTCAAAGTGATTTCTGTAGTCGGAATGGGTGGTTCTGGGAAAACCACTCTGGTGAAAATGGTATATGATGATGTGAAGAAACATTTCCAGAGCCATGCCTGGATAACAGTTTCTCAGACATTCAAGGttgaagagatcttgaaagacaTGATTCGACAGCTGTTTTCAGAAGTGAAGCAACCCGTCCCTGAAGGAATGACCTCAATGAATGCAAACAAACTGAAAGTGATTGTGAAAGAGTTCCTGTTAAGGAGGAAGTATGTTCTTGTTTTTGATGATGTCTGGACTGCTCGAGTTTGGGAAGCTATTAAGCATGTGTTGCCTAAAGAAAAGCATGGCTGTCGTGTCATGATCTCAACACGTCTTATGGATGTAGCTTCTTCTTCTAGCATTGATACAAACGGCTATATTTATGAGATGACACCCTTGTCTGAAGAAGTGTCTTGGGCCCTCTTGTGCCGGAAGACATTTCATGCTAGCTCATGCCCATCACATTTAAGAGAGATTTTAAAGCAAATCTTGAAAAGATGTGGGGGATTGCCTCTTGCAATTGTGGCCATTGGTGGTGTTTTGGCAACAAAGAACAAGACCGGCATCAATGAATGGGGAGTCCTTTATCACAGCCTTGGCCCTGATTTTGAAGGCAATGATCAGTTTGAAAGCATGAGAATTATTCTGCTTCTGAGTTTCAATGATCTGCCTCAATATCTTAAATtgtgttttttgtatttgaGCATCTATCCAGAAGATCATTTGATTGAGCACAATACTCTGATTTATCAGTGGACAATGGAAGGCTTTGTAAAGCAAAAAGAGGGAAGGACAGCAGAAGAAGTTGCAGAAGGCTATCTCTTTGAACTCATAAATAGAAGCTTAATCCTTCCTGTGAAGCTCAATGATGATGGAAGCATGAAGCAGGGTCGAATCCATGATCTTTACCGGGAGATCATCCTTTCAAAATCAACAGATCACAATTTTGTCACCACAACAGATGAAGAGACTGCAGCGTGGCCTGAGAAAGCCCGGCACTTGTCAGTCCATGGCACAttgggcaatgcacaaatgaAAAGGCAAGGGACTAAACTTCGATCTTTGCTTACATTTGATGTGACAGATTCTCAGTTCTCGTCATACATCGTTCAAATACTCAGTAGCTGTAGGTTTATCAAAGTTTTGGACTTGAGAAACACTTCTTTAGAAATAGTTCCTGAAGAAATTTTTCAATTGCTTCACTTAAGATATTTAAGTTTGAGAAGTACAAAGGTGAAAGTGCTTCCAAGGTCAATTAAGAAGCTCAGAATGCTAGAGATATTGGATCTCAAGTATACATTTGTTACTGAGCTGCCAGTTGAGATCTTAAAACTTCAACATTTGCGGCACCTTATAGTCTATACTCATGCCTCATTTGCATATCTACCATATAATTGCTCACCAGGGTTTAAGGCACCAAAAGGGTTAGGAAAGTTGAGATCTTTAGAGAAACTTGTGTATGTTGAGGCTAACCCTGGTAGTGGCACAATAGAAGAAATAGGGAAACTAAATGAGCTGAAGAGACTCTGCGTTCTGAAGTTGAGAACTGAAGATGGTAAAGCTGTGTGCTCATCCATTGAGAAGCTCCTGAAACTTCGATCGCTGAATCTGAAATCAATAGAAGAAGATGTGATCCTAGATGTCAATTACCTTTCTTcacctcctcctcttcttcaaCGCCTTTACTTGACAGGATACATGGGGAAGATGCCACATTGGATAAAGTCTCTTCATAACCTGGTCAAAATATACTTACGATGGAGTAAACTCAAGGATGACCCACTTGAACATCTTCAAGATTTGCCTAATCTTGTCCATCTTGAATTTCTTGTGGGTTATACTGGAGAATATATGCACTTCAATGCTGGGAAGTTTCAAAGCCTAAGACTGTTGAATCTGGATAAGTTAGAAGAGCTGAGAAATGTGGTGATTGGGGAGGGTGCAATGCCGCATCTTGAGAAGCTGGTTATTCAGAGATGTAATCTGCTGGCAAGCGTGCCTGCAGGAATCGAGTGTCTCTTCAATCTGAGATACCTTGAATTTTTCGATATGACTGATGATTTCATCTCGACTTTCCTTCCAGGTAAACGAGGTGAAGATTATTGTAAAGTTTCACACATTTCTGAGGTTTATTATACATACTGGAAAGATGGTTGCTGGGAGGTGAACTCAGTCCAGGAGACCTCTGGTGGTCCTGGAACTGCTGTTAAGATCTCTGGACATCGCAATTTCCTATAG
- the LOC116017605 gene encoding disease resistance protein RPM1-like isoform X2, producing MAECTVVFVLDKITVLLEAKVVLLHGLKDEIEYIKDELERVIAFLGVADTVEDGDAEIKVWVKQVREVAYDIEDTIDEFLLLVPAEQQSSRFCGFLWRFFFSIRNLKSQQRVASEIQSIKSRVGNIAKGHQRYRYRYHVADQVSSTSYAYEIANDHRSDALLLEEDEIVGIEKPRKELISLLLKVDPTLKVISVVGMGGSGKTTLVKMVYDDVKKHFQSHAWITVSQTFKVEEILKDMIRQLFSEVKQPVPEGMTSMNANKLKVIVKEFLLRRKYVLVFDDVWTARVWEAIKHVLPKEKHGCRVMISTRLMDVASSSSIDTNGYIYEMTPLSEEVSWALLCRKTFHASSCPSHLREILKQILKRCGGLPLAIVAIGGVLATKNKTGINEWGVLYHSLGPDFEGNDQFESMRIILLLSFNDLPQYLKLCFLYLSIYPEDHLIEHNTLIYQWTMEGFVKQKEGRTAEEVAEGYLFELINRSLILPVKLNDDGSMKQGRIHDLYREIILSKSTDHNFVTTTDEETAAWPEKARHLSVHGTLGNAQMKRQGTKLRSLLTFDVTDSQFSSYIVQILSSCRFIKVLDLRNTSLEIVPEEIFQLLHLRYLSLRSTKVKVLPRSIKKLRMLEILDLKYTFVTELPVEILKLQHLRHLIVYTHASFAYLPYNCSPGFKAPKGLGKLRSLEKLVYVEANPGSGTIEEIGKLNELKRLCVLKLRTEDGKAVCSSIEKLLKLRSLNLKSIEEDVILDVNYLSSPPPLLQRLYLTGYMGKMPHWIKSLHNLVKIYLRWSKLKDDPLEHLQDLPNLVHLEFLVGYTGEYMHFNAGKFQSLRLLNLDKLEELRNVVIGEGAMPHLEKLVIQRCNLLASVPAGIECLFNLRYLEFFDMTDDFISTFLPGKRGEDYCKVSHISEVYYTYWKDGCWEVNSVQETSGGPGTAVKISGHRNFL from the coding sequence ATGGCAGAGTGTACTGTCGTTTTTGTGCTCGACAAAATAACGGTCTTGTTAGAGGCAAAAGTGGTACTGCTGCACGGGCTCAAAGACGAAATTGAATACATCAAGGATGAACTAGAAAGGGTGATAGCTTTCCTTGGAGTTGCTGATACGGTGGAAGATGGTGATGCAGAGATCAAGGTCTGGGTTAAGCAAGTCCGAGAGGTTGCATATGACATTGAAGATACCATTGATGAGTTCTTGCTCCTTGTACCTGCTGAGCAACAATCTAGTAGATTCTGTGGCTTCCTGTGGAGATTCTTTTTCTCCATTAGGAACTTGAAATCACAGCAAAGGGTTGCTTCTGAAATCCAAAGCATCAAATCCAGGGTGGGCAACATTGCAAAGGGACATCAGAGGTACCGTTACAGGTATCATGTCGCCGACCAAGTCTCAAGCACTAGTTACGCTTATGAGATAGCAAATGACCATCGAAGTGATGCACTTCTATTGGAAGAAGATGAGATTGTAGGAATTGAAAAACCCAGAAAAGAGCTAATTAGCTTGCTTCTGAAGGTCGACCCTACACTCAAAGTGATTTCTGTAGTCGGAATGGGTGGTTCTGGGAAAACCACTCTGGTGAAAATGGTATATGATGATGTGAAGAAACATTTCCAGAGCCATGCCTGGATAACAGTTTCTCAGACATTCAAGGttgaagagatcttgaaagacaTGATTCGACAGCTGTTTTCAGAAGTGAAGCAACCCGTCCCTGAAGGAATGACCTCAATGAATGCAAACAAACTGAAAGTGATTGTGAAAGAGTTCCTGTTAAGGAGGAAGTATGTTCTTGTTTTTGATGATGTCTGGACTGCTCGAGTTTGGGAAGCTATTAAGCATGTGTTGCCTAAAGAAAAGCATGGCTGTCGTGTCATGATCTCAACACGTCTTATGGATGTAGCTTCTTCTTCTAGCATTGATACAAACGGCTATATTTATGAGATGACACCCTTGTCTGAAGAAGTGTCTTGGGCCCTCTTGTGCCGGAAGACATTTCATGCTAGCTCATGCCCATCACATTTAAGAGAGATTTTAAAGCAAATCTTGAAAAGATGTGGGGGATTGCCTCTTGCAATTGTGGCCATTGGTGGTGTTTTGGCAACAAAGAACAAGACCGGCATCAATGAATGGGGAGTCCTTTATCACAGCCTTGGCCCTGATTTTGAAGGCAATGATCAGTTTGAAAGCATGAGAATTATTCTGCTTCTGAGTTTCAATGATCTGCCTCAATATCTTAAATtgtgttttttgtatttgaGCATCTATCCAGAAGATCATTTGATTGAGCACAATACTCTGATTTATCAGTGGACAATGGAAGGCTTTGTAAAGCAAAAAGAGGGAAGGACAGCAGAAGAAGTTGCAGAAGGCTATCTCTTTGAACTCATAAATAGAAGCTTAATCCTTCCTGTGAAGCTCAATGATGATGGAAGCATGAAGCAGGGTCGAATCCATGATCTTTACCGGGAGATCATCCTTTCAAAATCAACAGATCACAATTTTGTCACCACAACAGATGAAGAGACTGCAGCGTGGCCTGAGAAAGCCCGGCACTTGTCAGTCCATGGCACAttgggcaatgcacaaatgaAAAGGCAAGGGACTAAACTTCGATCTTTGCTTACATTTGATGTGACAGATTCTCAGTTCTCGTCATACATCGTTCAAATACTCAGTAGCTGTAGGTTTATCAAAGTTTTGGACTTGAGAAACACTTCTTTAGAAATAGTTCCTGAAGAAATTTTTCAATTGCTTCACTTAAGATATTTAAGTTTGAGAAGTACAAAGGTGAAAGTGCTTCCAAGGTCAATTAAGAAGCTCAGAATGCTAGAGATATTGGATCTCAAGTATACATTTGTTACTGAGCTGCCAGTTGAGATCTTAAAACTTCAACATTTGCGGCACCTTATAGTCTATACTCATGCCTCATTTGCATATCTACCATATAATTGCTCACCAGGGTTTAAGGCACCAAAAGGGTTAGGAAAGTTGAGATCTTTAGAGAAACTTGTGTATGTTGAGGCTAACCCTGGTAGTGGCACAATAGAAGAAATAGGGAAACTAAATGAGCTGAAGAGACTCTGCGTTCTGAAGTTGAGAACTGAAGATGGTAAAGCTGTGTGCTCATCCATTGAGAAGCTCCTGAAACTTCGATCGCTGAATCTGAAATCAATAGAAGAAGATGTGATCCTAGATGTCAATTACCTTTCTTcacctcctcctcttcttcaaCGCCTTTACTTGACAGGATACATGGGGAAGATGCCACATTGGATAAAGTCTCTTCATAACCTGGTCAAAATATACTTACGATGGAGTAAACTCAAGGATGACCCACTTGAACATCTTCAAGATTTGCCTAATCTTGTCCATCTTGAATTTCTTGTGGGTTATACTGGAGAATATATGCACTTCAATGCTGGGAAGTTTCAAAGCCTAAGACTGTTGAATCTGGATAAGTTAGAAGAGCTGAGAAATGTGGTGATTGGGGAGGGTGCAATGCCGCATCTTGAGAAGCTGGTTATTCAGAGATGTAATCTGCTGGCAAGCGTGCCTGCAGGAATCGAGTGTCTCTTCAATCTGAGATACCTTGAATTTTTCGATATGACTGATGATTTCATCTCGACTTTCCTTCCAGGTAAACGAGGTGAAGATTATTGTAAAGTTTCACACATTTCTGAGGTTTATTATACATACTGGAAAGATGGTTGCTGGGAGGTGAACTCAGTCCAGGAGACCTCTGGTGGTCCTGGAACTGCTGTTAAGATCTCTGGACATCGCAATTTCCTATAG